ATAATGCTGAACGTTTTGGGTCGATTTGACTAAGTTGTTCAATTTCTCTTGAGCATACAGCACATCTTTACTCAAACTTTCTGCCGTTTTGGGGTTCTGTAACAGTGCGCCCAACGTATTTTGCATGTGTTCAAAATGCTTTAAATTTTCAAAATGACTTTTAAATGCCGAAAGTTGGTTCGCCCATTTATCCACGCCCTTAGAAGTCCAATCTTTGAAAATGGATAGCGTTAAAAACAAATGTTCTAAAGCAATGTGCGCTTGATCGATATGTTCTTTTTCAGACACTTGAGCAGATATGGCGGCAATATTGGGCAATAAATGTTGCATATGATTGGCAATTAAAAAGCGCATGCTTTTTTCAGCAGTTTCTTTTTTGGCCAGAATAATCTCTTTGTCCAGTACTGCGGGACTGACCTTTAAATCAAGAACCAATAAATTGCCAAATTCAGCTTTGCTGCGCACATCAAGCCAAAGCTGATATTTTTTAACCCATTCAAAACTAAAGGCCAAAAGAGATTCGACTGAACCCGATTTAAGCTCAAACTCTACTTCATGAATGTCTTGCGATTTTTCCTCAGATTTGACTTGACCAATATCGACAGAGACTTCAATTTCAGCCTCTTCAAATTCAATTACGCGTAAAGTACGCTGAATATCAGTTTCAAACTGAAGTTGTAAGGCAGCGAAATTTTCACCGAGTGCTTTTTTGAGTATTGCATCTGCTTCAGGTTTTTGTGCATAAATTGAGAGGTCTAAATCAGGCGCTTGTGCTAACTCGCCTAAATCATAATTGTCTTCGAAATGATGCAAGTGGCTTTGACCGGCTGCTTTTAGGGTTTGAATCCAGCGCGTACCTTCTAGGCGCTGACGTAAAGCAATGCCATGTTGAGAAAGGCTGCGTTCTTGGGTGTCGTAGTATTTTGCTTGTAATTGAATGAGTTCAGATTTTTTGGGGTCAACAGCTTTCAGGAGGGCATTACGACGGTTTTCTGGAATCTGAAACTTTAATTCAACTTCAATCATTGTTTAATCCTAAACGCATATTTTTCTATAAAAAGATCTGTCTCGCAGACAAATATTTAAGGCAACAGACCAAATGGACTGAGCTTTAAGGCAACATTCTATGCCCGAATATGTTGGGCAATTAGGATTGTAACTGATTCGGCTGACTCAAAAATGGCAGTCATAGTAAATTCGTCAAATAATCCATAAAACTTCATCATCAAACACTTATCACTAAAGGCTTTTCTTTAAGCGTAAATTGGATTAATGTGATGGAAAAAGGAACAGGATAAAAACAACATGAATGCCTATGTCGACCCTCAACAGAATGTTGAACAACCGCAGTTTCAGTTGCCCATTAAAAATTATTCTGAATTTTATCGTTTTTATTTAACTGAACACCGTAGCATCATGAGTCGTCGTTTACATGCTGCGGGGAGCAGTGTTGGGATTTATTTTTTCAGTAAAGCCATCATTCAACGTAAACCCAAATATCTGATTTATGGACTGGTATCTGGTTACGCATGTGCATGGATCGGTCATTTTGTTTTTGAAAAGAATAAACCTGCCAGTTTTAAACAACCGCTGTATAGCTTCATTTCGGATTGGCGCATGTTGTCTGATATTTTACGAGGGAATTTAAGCCTTGTAGATCGTAAATTCGATAAAATTGAAAGTTAAGCCTTTTTAAGTAAAAAGCCCAGAGATTGCTGGGCTTTTAAATATTATAAAATGATTAAACTGGGCTACACAAAACAGTTAAACAGTATTTAAAGAATAGCCGTAGAACGGTAAGATTCAATAAAAAAGCCCAAACAGTGATGTTTGGGCGGCTTTGTTGCACAAATGCTTGAGAGGCAGAGCTATCCCAAAGGATCCAAATTTAAGATACAATTTGGGTATGAGGGCGGCCTAATTCCGTGAATTTATTCAAGACTGCTACACGTGCATGAATCTCATTCACCTGACTAGAGAAACTCCTTGCCGTTAATTTATCTCCCAATAATTTGATGCAATGCATCTTGGTTTCTACCAAACTTCGACGATGATAACCGGACCATTTTTTCCAAAGGGCTCTTCCTAGCCGTTTGACTGTTTTCAATAACTCATTCCGCTCTATAGACCTCGCTTGTTTGTCTTTCCAAGGCTTTGCATTCTTTCTTGGCGGAATCACAGCATGCGCTTGTCGATCTGAAATGACTTGTCGGCAGTGTTTCGTGTCATAAGCCCCATCTGTATAGACAGAGTCAATCTGCTCATCCAATGGAATTTGAGCAAGCAAGTTGCCAAGAACCTGAGAGTCACTCACATTGTTCGTCGTGAGCTGAACAGCACGTATTTGCAGGGTTTCAGCATTTATACCGATATGAAGTTTACGCCATTGGCGACGGTATTCAGGCTGATGTTTCTTACGTTTCCATTCACCTTCACCTAGAAACTTTAAGCCAGTGGAGTCTATAAGTAGATGCAGTCCATCACGGCTCTTTTGGTAACTAACCGCAATATCAATGTGCTTTTGTCTTCTGCAGAGGGTAGAGTAATCTGGTGCGGTCCAGCCTAATCTACAAAGTTTAATGAGGCTTTGGACAAAGCCTGTGACCATACGTAAAGAGAGTCGAAATAAGGATTTGATCATTAAGCAGCATTGAATAGCTGTATCGGAATATGTTTGATTTCGACCTTGTTTACCTTTTGGCTGAGCATACCATTGAGTGTTAGGATCAAACCAAATGGAGATATTTCCTCGGTTGATTAAGGCTCGATTATAGGAAGACCAATTGGTTGTCCGATAGATTTTAGGTGTTGGCTTATTCATTTAGAAATTATATTGATGAAGATGCCTTTAAGAACAGCTTTGTGCAACAAAGCCTGTTTGGGTTATAAAACTTAAAATAACTATTTGAATTTAAAAGGTAAATATAACACAGTTCGCATAAGGTGTATTATGTTAACTCTAGAAAAATTAAATTTACGATACTAAATTATGCTTAATATTATTCAACCTTAAACGTATATTTTTTATTGATTTCTGCATTACCACCACCATAAAATCCACCCCAAATATGAATCGTAAACGTACCGCTATATTTTGGAGTTCCTTTAATTTCAATAATATTATAACCATCTATTTCATTAGCTGGTTGAATAGTTATTCCTAAATCTTCAGGTATATTTGTTTTCAAAGGTTGATCTTTATCAATAATTTTTCCTCCAGATATTTTTATAGTTTGTTGATATGCTTGATTAATATGTGCAACAGGTAAACTATCTGGGATGATAATATATTTTTTACCACAGCCATTAAGTAATAAAAATATAGAAATAATAAAGACCAAATTTATTTTCATTAGAATGTTTCCTTTTTAACAAGCATGGCAAAAAATACTTTTTTTTCAAAATTATATAAAGAAATTCCCTTGCCTAGTCTTTGGCTTTCTTCACCCCAAGTAAACATTTTTAGGCTGACTTCAGTTGTATATGGATTTGCAGCAATTGTAATAGCTTGTCCCTTGGAATCTCTTAATTTATCAGTCCAAATAATCCAATGATCAGGAAAACTTTGTGTTCCTGAACTTGTTCCACTACTTAGAAGACTTGCCGATATTAAAGTAACTACATAGTAATCTTCACCAGCATATTGATTGATTTCACTAATTAAACTTGGATTGTAACCATTGAGGTAAAAAGGATATTTTTTTACACCTTTAAAACCAGACTTCTTAAACCAATTAGCGACTTCTCCCCATGTCGTAATTCCTGCGACTTCTTGTGAAGGATCATTAAGTTTAAGACCAATATTTTCAGATTCACGTAAACTTGCAAGCGTAATCCAATCAATTGGTGGAATTTTAGGTTGGCTATTAGATTTTTTATAAAAATTTTGGACTTTTCTACAACCATTTATTGAAGGCTTAATTTCAAGCTCCCCAATTTTTGATTGTCCTGTTTCCCATAATTGTTTTACTGCTAATTTATATTTAGATGGACTTAAATTGATTAAACAAAAAAAGTAGGCTGCTGGACCACATAGTGAGGTTATATCTTGATCTGGAAGAGGTTCATTTAATCTAGATTGCAGCCCAGCTTCAATTTGGGCTTTAGAAAAAGGATCATTAGGCTCTCCTGGTTTACATCCATCATCGATACATTGAAAAATACGGTTCCTATTTAAATTCAATGTTACTGTATTAGTCGATTTCTCTGCTTTTTGTTTCGTTATAGGACTAGCTTCTTTATATTTAGTGTGAGCTATATCCTTATTTTGACTATGTGTCTTTGATATAAACGATTCAATCTTATTCGGGGGAATGATCTGATCTAATACTGTATTTAATTTACCATTCAAATCTTTTCTATATAGAGTAAAAATAATTACACAATCTCGAATTTTTTCAAGGCCAATCTTAGATCCACTAATTTCAATAGAGTCAGTTTGATATAAATTTCCTATTTTCTTTAGGGTGGTGCGATTATTTTTATAAATTGATGGAGACAAATTCTTACCACTAACAGTATCTTTAATTTGTATTAAATATTCTAAAAGACTTGGATTGATATTGGTTTCTAGGACAACATAAGGGTAATAAGTAGCCATAATTATTCGATGTCCAATTGTTCGTCTTTGTATAAATGAAAATCTATTTTTTCTGATTGAATAGTATCGAAAAATTCTGTGTAACCGTATTCATCCGTAATTCCTTTTATAGATTTTCCATTTTGTGTAAATGCAATATATTTATGTTTTATAAATGGATTTTCTTCTTCATCTTTAAGGTGAAACCTTAATCTATATTTATTAGTATCTTCTAAGATAGGTAAGCTAATATGAGGAATATTAACAATACCCCCGCTTTTAAAAATATGTTGCCCAGCCTTCGCCTCAAACTTTGCAGGCGTAATGAATGTAATCCCATTCTTATTATAGCTGCAATCTTATTTTAGGATACAATGATAAAAAATTAATTTGTTCAAGATCATGCCTAAAGTATATTCAGTGGATTTACGTGAAAAAGTCATGCAGTTTTATGAAGAAAATAATCACAAATCATATACATGTAAAACCTTTAAAATATCTAGAACCACTTTGGATGATTGGATTCTTCTTCAAAACACCACTGGAGAATTGAAACAGCCTAAAATCAATGCAGGTCGACCCACTAAAATCAAGGATATGGATGCTTTCAAACACTTTATTGAAACTACTGAATTTTCTCAAGTGAAAGATCTCATCCCTTTATTTGAACAAAAGTTTGGGTATCCAATCCTTTACTCAACCCTGTTAAAAGCCATTCATAGACTTGGTTGGACACGTAAAAAAAGAGTTTTCTCTATAAGCAAGCCGACAAAATAACAAGGGCTGTATTCAACTGGTTTCTTCCGCAATGGAAAGAGGCGTTTGGGGAAGATCAGATTCTTTATATTGATGAGTCTGGGATAAACACCACAGATACAGCGCAATATGGTTGGTCTAAACTAGGCAGTCGTTGCGCTGCTTTAAAATTGGGTGGTCATGGTAAAAGATTAAGTATCATCAGTGCTGTGAGGTCTAATTCAGCGTATCAGTTCCTTTACCCTTTGATTTTTCAAGGTTCATGCGATCGAGCAATGTTCACGGGATGGTTGAGATATCTACTTGAAAATTTAACCAAAGATAATCAAGATAAGACCAAAAGACATCTGCTGATTCTAGATAACGCTTCGATTCATAAGAACGGAGATATCAAAAAACTAGCCAAAGACTTTAACTGTAGAATCATGTACTTGCCTGCTTACAGTCCAGATTTAAATCCAATTGAAAAAGCATGGTCAGTGCTAAAATCCAAAGTTAAAAGTATCGCTGTCCGTTTTGACAAAAACATAGAAGAAGCGCTCGATTTAGGCTTGAAGGCAATGTAGCTTAAAATTTAAATCCAGCTATAATTATGATTTGAGAACCACCAGCCATAAGTCTACCTATCTTTATAAAATTCAAAACTTAAGCTTCAATTTAGGGTAGTGTCTAAATATGACGTGTTAACCACTTATCTTTCATGTCTTGATTGTATTTTAATAAAAACATATGCAAGACAGCTTCATGATTTTCTTTCTTCTTCGAAAAGCTTAAAGTTTTCCGTGTAAAACGCCCTAAGCGATTTCTTAATGTGGCATTGAACCGCTCAACATGGTTCGTTAAACCTGTATGTTTACCTACAGAGCGATGGGTACCAGGATCAAACACCTCAGCATAACTTGACCAATAATCACTACATGTTGCTAAATTAAAGTAGCTTGAGGGAATACGGCAACGTAAATCTGTACATGTTTTATCATTGCGCTGACCACATACATAAGCGACGACCTGACGTGTACGACAGCATAGTGCAATCCAACTCCAAACCTTATGACGACGAGCTTTTACAAAGCTCCAAAGTTCATCCAGTTCTAGAACATCTGTTGGATGAGCATCAAGTAATTCGTCACTCAATTTCCTGTTGTTTACTTTTTTTTATCCATCCCATGAGCGTTTGAGGTGCAACACCAAATAGACGCTGCATGCCTCTTAAACTGCCTCGTTCAAGATAAGTATTGATGATGAGTTCTTTTTGCTCTTCGGTATATTTGATTTTAGGTTTGAGCACACTTGATCGGCCGCAATCTTTACATCTGAACTGCGCATTCCCGCTTTTATTGTGTCCATTCTTATAAATATTTGCTGATTGGCAACGGATACATATGTAGCTTATCGTTTCTATGATCATGTTTAAGGTCTATTACTCAGGTATTTTTAAGTCTATTCTAGATTGAACCACGTTAATTTTGCACACTACCCAATTTAGCTTAAAATAAACATCTAATAATTCAATATTTTTAATCAAAGTATGACTTTCATCATAGCAATTCAACTGAATGATAGCATTATTGTTGCAGCAGACAATAAGGAAGTCATACTCAAAGAAGATCAACTAAATGAGCCTATAGCGCACTCAACCTCAAAAATCCATTCTTGGGACAACGGCATTATCACTGGCACAGGCGAAAGCTATGTGATCAATCGCTGCATCGCTTTATTTGAAGAGTTCGCTCAATCAGAATTAGCATCCCTACCTGATTATTTGGAACTTTCACGACACATTCGAGAACATGAAATCGGTAAAGATCACTTCCAAGTGCAAAATACCAAACTACTGTGCTCTAGCTACAGTGAACGTGGTGCTC
This genomic window from Acinetobacter sp. TGL-Y2 contains:
- a CDS encoding DUF962 domain-containing protein; this encodes MNAYVDPQQNVEQPQFQLPIKNYSEFYRFYLTEHRSIMSRRLHAAGSSVGIYFFSKAIIQRKPKYLIYGLVSGYACAWIGHFVFEKNKPASFKQPLYSFISDWRMLSDILRGNLSLVDRKFDKIES
- a CDS encoding IS630 transposase-related protein; the protein is MPKVYSVDLREKVMQFYEENNHKSYTCKTFKISRTTLDDWILLQNTTGELKQPKINAGRPTKIKDMDAFKHFIETTEFSQVKDLIPLFEQKFGYPILYSTLLKAIHRLGWTRKKRVFSISKPTK
- a CDS encoding IS630 family transposase; amino-acid sequence: MTRAVFNWFLPQWKEAFGEDQILYIDESGINTTDTAQYGWSKLGSRCAALKLGGHGKRLSIISAVRSNSAYQFLYPLIFQGSCDRAMFTGWLRYLLENLTKDNQDKTKRHLLILDNASIHKNGDIKKLAKDFNCRIMYLPAYSPDLNPIEKAWSVLKSKVKSIAVRFDKNIEEALDLGLKAM
- a CDS encoding IS1 family transposase, which encodes MSDELLDAHPTDVLELDELWSFVKARRHKVWSWIALCCRTRQVVAYVCGQRNDKTCTDLRCRIPSSYFNLATCSDYWSSYAEVFDPGTHRSVGKHTGLTNHVERFNATLRNRLGRFTRKTLSFSKKKENHEAVLHMFLLKYNQDMKDKWLTRHI
- a CDS encoding IS5 family transposase, which gives rise to MNKPTPKIYRTTNWSSYNRALINRGNISIWFDPNTQWYAQPKGKQGRNQTYSDTAIQCCLMIKSLFRLSLRMVTGFVQSLIKLCRLGWTAPDYSTLCRRQKHIDIAVSYQKSRDGLHLLIDSTGLKFLGEGEWKRKKHQPEYRRQWRKLHIGINAETLQIRAVQLTTNNVSDSQVLGNLLAQIPLDEQIDSVYTDGAYDTKHCRQVISDRQAHAVIPPRKNAKPWKDKQARSIERNELLKTVKRLGRALWKKWSGYHRRSLVETKMHCIKLLGDKLTARSFSSQVNEIHARVAVLNKFTELGRPHTQIVS
- a CDS encoding CYTH domain-containing protein, producing the protein MIEVELKFQIPENRRNALLKAVDPKKSELIQLQAKYYDTQERSLSQHGIALRQRLEGTRWIQTLKAAGQSHLHHFEDNYDLGELAQAPDLDLSIYAQKPEADAILKKALGENFAALQLQFETDIQRTLRVIEFEEAEIEVSVDIGQVKSEEKSQDIHEVEFELKSGSVESLLAFSFEWVKKYQLWLDVRSKAEFGNLLVLDLKVSPAVLDKEIILAKKETAEKSMRFLIANHMQHLLPNIAAISAQVSEKEHIDQAHIALEHLFLTLSIFKDWTSKGVDKWANQLSAFKSHFENLKHFEHMQNTLGALLQNPKTAESLSKDVLYAQEKLNNLVKSTQNVQHYLELLMFSLGTSKKVQSNDLKWYAQNTLQNQYKALQDALNSADLADLESLEALALRLNELKFSFPILTQIFDVKNLQKYGKALNDAQHAAEQYQILASSSSYLQQTELEASDWFALGWLTAKQEVYAEKLLEATEQFLVSRKFLK
- a CDS encoding transposase-like zinc-binding domain-containing protein produces the protein MIIETISYICIRCQSANIYKNGHNKSGNAQFRCKDCGRSSVLKPKIKYTEEQKELIINTYLERGSLRGMQRLFGVAPQTLMGWIKKSKQQEIE